In Agromyces sp. Leaf222, the genomic window CCCGCATGCGAGCTATCGCAAGCTGCTGAACGCTCTCATCAGTCCGGCCGAAGTCAGCGTTATTTGTTTGGGCGAGGATCACTTGAGCGCCCGCCTGGATCATTTCTGTGATGAGGCGGTCGTCAGCGATGTCGAAGCAGATCGATACCCCGGCCGCTACACCGCCGATATCGAAGACGTTCTCGCGTGTGCCGATCGAGTAGTCCCGAGTGACGAGGTCGATGAGTTCAGGCGCGAATGGTCGCCAGAACGCACGGTCAGGCATGTACTCGGCAAAGGGAACGGGGTGAGCTTTGTCGTACCAATCGGTGATGCCTTTGTTGGGCTCCCAGAGCAGGGATGTGTTGAAGAACTCGTCGCCACGCGCGGTGATCGTACCGACGACCAGCGGTGCGTTGAGATCTTGGGAAAGCTGTTCGAGAAGCCGTGCTGATTGTGGTGAACGCAGCGGGTCGAGATCGGAGCTGTTCTCGGGCCAGACGACGACATCGACTGCGTCAGGCTCCAGGAGAGGCGTCGCCGCACGATGGGCACGCAACAGCTCGCCCGGTCGATTCTCGGCGAAAAGACCGGCATCAGCACCGCCTTGGACCGCCGCAACCCGGAGCGTGGCGTTCGCTGTCGTAGGCCATCCGGGGATTGCGAGGAGGACTACGACGGCAGCAGCGATGACGAACGACGCCGTTCGGAACGGAACTTGCGGGTAGCGAAGCAGCTGCACGGACAGTGCGGCCAACCACGCCACAACGAAACTCACGCCGGCGGCGCCGATCCACGGGAGGAGGTCATCCAAGCCCCCGCTGGCTTGCGAGATCGACAAGCGACCCCACGCGAACCCCCCATACGGCCACACCGCGGCAACCCCCTCGCGTGCAGTCCAAACCCCAGCAACCGCCACCGGAATCAGCCCGAACCTACCTACGAGGGTTGGCCAAATCACGCTGCCGCGGGTGAGGAGAACGGCAATGAGCCCTGCGCTCAAGGCAAACAGCGCCGTCTCAAGCCCAGCCAAGGCGATCCACGGCAGGGGGCCGAGGTACAACGTGAGCCACTCCACATGGAGGAGCCAGAACGCACCCCCACCGGCGATTCCGATGAGGACGCCTCCGCCGAAACCGCGGCCAAGCAAACTTGCGAACAGTGCGCCCACGGCGACGGGCGCCATCCACCACCATCCGCGATCTGGGAACGCAGTATCGAGGAGAGCGCCGGCGGCCACCGCCACGGGGAGCGCAACCCAGAGCGGCATTCGGCTGGAACCCACGCTTCCCGGATGATTCACGGTCCGCAGCATAGGCGGCCGAAGCTGTCAGCACGCCGCACATGACAATGCCGCGGAGGAGATCAGGTGGACTCGCTGTTCCGTCACCAAACTGTCGCGGCGAGGACCAAGGGCTGGCGCGCAGCGACTGGGCAACACGACCTTGACGCCGCGCTCAGTTGCATCCGATTGACGTGAGTCTGCTGATTAGCAAGTACGCTGACGCCTAATAACGCTAATATCGCCGTATGACGATGAATCGTGAGGTCGCGCGCTCCGGGCTTGCACCGGCCACTCTTCTGTTTCGTGCCCTCGGCGATCCGAATCGGCTACTCATCCTGCAGCACCTGCTCTCCGGTGAGCACACCGTGCGAGAGTTGACGGAGCATCTCCGTCTCGCTCAGAGCACCGTCAGCGCTCACCTGGCTTGCCTGCACGACTGCGGGCTGGTCTCCTCTCAGCCTCGTGGGCGCTCGACGATCTGGTCACTCACGGCTGAGAGCGATCTGTTGGCGCTCCTTGCTGCGGCAGAGCGGCTCCTCGAGGCCACCGGGTACGCCGTGGTGCTGTGCCCAACCTGCGGGGCCAACGCGCACGACGTGCGCGGTGAGCTGTCCCTCGTCAGCGCGGAAGGCTAGCCATGTCCCACGAACACAACCACGGCACGTCCAGCAACAGGACACGACTCGCGATCGCATTCGCGATAACCGCGTCCATCCTCATCGCGGAGGTGATCGGTGCGGTACTGACCGGTAGCCTCGCCCTCCTCGTCGACGCTGGCCACATGCTCACGGATGCAGGTGGGCTGCTCATGGCGCTCATTGCAGCATCGCTTGTGCTGCGGCCGGCAACCGCTCGGTACACCTGGGGATTCAAGCGAGCGGAGGTGCTCGCCGCCCTTGCGCAGGCCGCCATTCTGCTCGCCGTAGGCATCTACGCGTTCATCGAGGGAGTGAAACGACTGTTCGAACCGCCGGAGGTGTCCTCGACAGGCCTTCTGGTGTTCGGCGTGATCGGACTGGTAGGCAACATCGCTGCCATCCTGATCCTCAGCGCCGGTCGTGGCGCGAACCTCAACATGCGAGCGGCATTTCTTGAGGTCATCAACGACGCGCTCGGATCCGTCGCCGTCATCATCAGTGCACTCGTCATCGCGGCCACAGGCTGGACGCAGATCGACGCTCTGGCCGCCATGCTGATCAGCGCGCTCATCATCCCCAGAACGCTGATCCTGCTCAAGGAATCGGCGAGCGTTCTTCTCGAATCAACACCAAAGGGACTCGATCTCGACGATGTCCGGGCCCACATCCTCGCAATCCCGCATGTACTCGCCGTGCACGACCTGCATGCATCACAGATCGCAACCGGGCTTCCAATCCTGAGCGCGCATGTCGTCGTCGAGCCCACGTGCTTTCAGGACGGACATGCGCCCGATATCCTCGCCGATCTTCAGAAATGTGTCGCCGATCACTTCCAGGTGAAAATCGACCACTCGACATTCCAAATCGAACCCAGCAACCACCGAGCAGCTGAGACGAATGCCCATGAATAGGTCCCACAGCTGCGACTGAGGAGATGAGCTCATCTCGTCCGCTCGCAGAACGATGTGGTCTTCACGACAGCCGTGCCATTGTGGGCGGCGTCAGTGAATGAGCGCCTTCAACAGCATCATGACGAGGCCAAAGGCGGCGGTACCGAGCGCGCCGGCCATTCGGATTGGCCACGTTGCGCCGCGCCGCGCGAAGGCGATCCAGCCAAGGACCGCGAGAACCAGGACACCAGCCCAGAGGGCAGCCCAAAGCGCTCGCGAATCCTCAACGACATCGGTCGCGCCGAGGAGCAGGATGACCAACGGGATGGCTGATGACGCCAGCAATCCCAACGATCGTCGAACCGAGAGTTGAAATGCCTCGCCCAACCCCCGCACGCGGTCGTGCTCGAGCCCGTGACGGGCAACCGTGCCGGCATACACGTGAGCCGCCCAGAATACGACCACCGTCACCGCGACCTGCCAGAACAACTGCCAGGCGCTGGTGCCGCTTCCCCCGGCCACGACAATCATGCCCGATACAAGAATCACGCCGTAGACGGATTCCTCAGTCACGAATGCCGTACGTGCCAACTCTCTCGCGCGTGAGGATTGAGGGCGCCAGTTGCGCCCAGCTCCCTCCTGTGACCCGCTCATGATGCCCAGCATTGCACGCTGACGGTCTGAACGTCACGAGGAGAGTCTGGTGCGACTCACGCCATCCGGAAGTTCCCCAGCATCGCCGACCGCTCATGCCCCCGCGAACAGCGCGAGGCGAATCGCGTCCCGATGAGCTGGTCGTCAGGCGAGGAGCGTTTCGCCGATATAGCCGCCCTTCTCGCACCCGGGCGGGATCGCGAATACCGCCGAGCCGACCGGGGCGGTCCACTCGTTGAGGAGGTCGAGGTCATCCAGTCGGCGCTGAATCGGCACGAACTGGGTGTCGATATCCGCTTGGAATGAAATGAAGACGAGCCCGGTGTTCGAGATCATCGACGGGTCCGATAGTGCGTCGTCGTAGTTATAGGAACGCCGGAATATGCGCTCGTGAGTGGCATCCGACCGCGCCCGCCGAATGTGTGAGAACTCCGGGATGGTTGGGAACCCGACCGTGGTGGTGTGATTGAAATCGGGCTCGTCCTGTTCGCGAGTACCGGTCAGCGGGGCACCATTGTCGAGGCGTCGTCCGACGGCGAGCTCGCGGCCCGGCCTGTCGAGGCGATCCCATTTGTCGACATTCATGTCGATGCGTCGCATCACCATGCTGGTCCCGCCAGCGAGCCATGACTTGTCATCGATCCAGACGACGGACTCGAGATCCGCGGTGCCAAGTTTCGGATTCGTGGTTCCGTCAATCTGACCGAACAGGTTCCGCATGGTCGTTCCCGTGGCTTCTGAACCGTGTGCACGGCGGAACCCTTTCTGGGTCCAGCGAACGGTGGCGAATCGGCGGGCATCCTTCAGGAGCATTCGTGTCGCGTGGGCGACCGTCACCGGATCGTCGGACGTAACCTGGAGAAGGAGGTCGCCGTCTGACCAGGCCTGCTCCAGTCGGTCTACCTTGAACGCCGGCAGGGGTCGGAGCCACGAACGGGGCGCACGATCCGTGCCGGCGCGATCGACGAGTCTGGGTCCGAACCCGAATGTGATCGTCAAGCGCGCGGGCACGAGGCTGAGCTCGGGTTCTGTATCTGCCAGCGGATTCACACCCTGGGCAAGGCGGGCGGCATCGTCGGATAGGAGCCGCATCATTGCCTGCAGTTCCTCGCGGCCGATACCCTCGCGAAGATCCAGTGCGATGAATGTCGCGTGCGCTGTCGGCGGCGAATCGATGCCCGACTGGTGGGCGCCATGGAACGGGATAGTCACCGTCCCGTTCAACGGGGCTGCTGCGCCCGGGACGATGGGTGCCGCATTCAGGGCGTGGTCTGCCGCGACGGCGGCCACGGCCCCGACACCGGCGACGGCCCCGCCGAGGAAGAGCTGCCGCCGGCTGAGGTCGTTTGGGTTCTTTCCCGCGTTACTCGCCATCGCCCATATCCATGCTCGCGTCAGGCTCATAGCTCTCGTTGGCGCCCGAGTAGTCCTTGACGACGGCGTCCATGGCGACGGTGCTTCCGTCGTCGAACCCGAGGGTGATGGTGACGGCGTCTCCGGCTGTAAGCGGTTCCGCCAGCGCCATGATCATGATGTGATCGCCGCCGGGCTGCAGCGTAAGGGATTCACCCGGTTGGATGACGAACCCGCCTTCTTTGGGCTGCATTTTCATTTCACCGCTCTCGTTCTCGACGGTCTCGTGGAGCTCGAGCATGTCCGAGAACTCGGCACTGGCAGTGACGATCGTGAGCGGCTCATCTCCGATGTTCTCGAAGAGACCAAACCCGGCAGTCATATCAGTGTCGGTCGCCTTCACCCACGCGTCCGTAACAGCAAGTGATTCGGCCTGCGTCGACGCGGCCTGCGCAGGCGCAGCGGGCGTGGAACTGCACCCGGCAAGCGCGAGCGCGAGAACGGGAGCGAGGATGGCAATAGTAGTTCGGATCGTTGCATTCATTTCAAGAGTCCTTTGAGTCGTTCTTCGTGGTCGAGCTGAAAGACGTGGTGCTATCGGATGGCGAACGGCGACGGCCGAGCGATATGCCAAGGGCAACGAGCCCGAGCGCAGCGACCGCACCCATGGCCGCGATGAACGCGGTACGGACGCCGTCATCGACGGTGACGCCTTGAGCAGGGGCCGAACTTTCCGGCTGTGCAGGCTCAGCCTCGGCCTCGGTTCCATTGGTGGCTTCGGCCGCGTCCTCAACTTGCGGGAGCGTCGTCGTGGCACCAACGCCGAACTGGAACACGTCACTGATGAGGTGGCCGTCACTGGAAACGGCACGCCAACGGACGTCGTACACACCGTCCGGCAATTCGCCGCCTATCGGCGCCGTGACCGTATTCCCATCGACCGTGATGCCCCCCGCGACCTGATCGGTCCCGGAAGAGTCGTCAACGATGATGATCGCGCCGATGGGAAGGACGTCATCGCTGAACTCAAGAACGACTTCGGTCGGAGCGGTTTTGACGACAGCGCCCTCCTTTGGAGACGTGCCTTGGATGGAGTCATGGGCATAGGCCGGAGCCGCACTGAACACGGCGATACACGCCGCAATCACCGCAGTCGCGCCAGCCATGCCCGCACGATTTCGTGCACGCAATAGAGATCTCCTTGGGAGAAAAGTGGAAACAACGCAATGGGATGCATGGCGGACGCCGTGCACCCATCGCGGGAAACGCCCGTTGGGCAGAAAGAAAGGTTGGCTACCGCGCAGCCAACGGCGGCCCGCGACGAGGCGCGATCACGATCGAGCGCGACGGCGGGGACAGCAGATCCGGCCACGACATCGCGGGGACCCGGGAAAGAAGCGGCTCAGGGTGAAGAACTACAAGGCCGGACCGCCGCACGACCCGCTCATGGAACCTGGCGGCGCTGGCCGCGAGCATCTTGAACACCGCGTCAACCGACCGCAAGAACGCGAGGGTCACCAGCGCTGACATGGCATGCGCAGCGCTCATGCCATCCACGGAGACGTCCTGGCCGACGACGAGCGTGACATTGCCTTGAGCGAAGTGATCGTGACCGGCCGAGCCATCAATCATCGGCGCTGGAGACATCGGCGCTGGAGATGCAGAGAACAAGGCATGAAACAGGTACTGAGTCGCTGCTACGCCAGCTGCAGACTGCAGGAAACGGACACGTCTGCCCGCGAGCGCAGAACAGATGGGGACACCGATCATGACGGTCGCCGTGACCCCGATCCACGACGGTGGCGCGCCGCCACCAAGCACGTGGGCAAATACCGCGACGTAGGTCGAGGCAACAGCGACCGCGAACCCACGCGCGACACGGCTCCACCGACCAGACATGACAGCCATTCTCCCCTACCACTGCATGCGGGATCATCTTCGCCCCTGGTGTCCGATCCCACGGCGGGACTCGAACGCTTCGGCAGTCCACCAGCCGACCGCAGGCGCTTGTCATGGCAGTCCTCGCACTCAGTACGGTGATCGCGACGTGCGGGCCGCAGTGCGCATCAGTGACGTCCTCTTTGTAGTCGACGGCACGCACCCACGCACCAGCGCGCCGGGGTAAGCGGTTCTCCCGGCCTAGAGTTTCAAGCGGCTTGAAGGTTTACGGTTGTCGCATGGGTGGGTTGCGTATCTCTGAAGTGGCGGAGCGGACCGGGTTGCCGGCGAGCACGATCCGGTACTACGAATCGGCTGGCCTGATCGAGCCTGCTGAGCGTGGTTCGAACGGGTACCGGATGTACGGCGACGTCGAGGTGGAGCGGTTGTCGTTCATCGCGGGTGCGAAGCGATTGAACCTCGGCCTCACCGAGGTCCGCCACCTGGTCGCTGCACGCGAGTCCGACCTGTGCGAGCACGTCCAACGCGACATGCGGGCCGTCGTCGCAACCCGGTTGGCCGAAACGCGGGCGCAGATCGCTGAGCTCGTGCGCCTGTCCGACGAGCTCCAGCGCGCTGAAGATCGCCTGTCACAGCCTGCGACTGGGGGCGTCTGCTCGGACGCTTGCGCATGCTCGGTGATCACGGGAGACGAGGCACTGCAGCCGCCCGCCGGTGCTACGGTGCTGTCGGTCCTGAACCGCTGAACGCGGCTTCACCGTCGCGCCTCCGCGTCGGCTGAATCTCGACGTCGACCCGGGTCGCCGGAAGCCGACACGCTTTCGCTCGGCGCCGACGAACGAGAAGCACCGTCACGACGATTCCCGCGAGCACGGCGACCGCCAGGAGTCCGGGGATCCAGTACGCGCCGAGGAGGGATGCCGCGCCGATGCTGCCGACGATCGCCAGCAGCGGCCCGGCGCAGCATGCCGCACAAGCGAGGACCACAGCACTGATGACTGCGACTGTCGACGCGGTCGATTTCTTGTCCCGCGTCATGCCGCACCCGAGGCCGTCAGTCCGGCATCGCGTGTTGCGGACGCGACGAGTGCCTCGAGCACGGCGGCGTGCTGCTCGGGCACGGTGACCCGCATTGTGAGCGCGTCCACGTCGGACTCGAACTCGAAGGTGAAGAAGGAGCAGCACGACGACTCACGTACGGCAAGGTCGCGGGCGGCCGTTTCGCTCGCCGGATCGAGCGTGAGCTCGGCACGAGTGGCACCCACCAGGTGCACACCGCGGAGACTGCCCGCGAACAGGGCGCTGAACTCCCGTTCGCGGAGCGGCTGCTCGACGGTGGGGAGCGTGCAAGCGGTTGGAGCCCAATCAAGTTCGGTCATGGCGTCGACGCTAAAGCTTCAACCGGCTTGAAGGTCAAGCGTTCTCTAGGCTGGTCGGATGCAGCGACTCGTGAACTGGTGGGACCGGCACCAAGTCGCCCTCTACGTCGCCGCGATCTTCTTCGGCGGCGTGTTCGGCATCCTGGCGCCCGCCGCTGCCCCCGTGCTCACGGCCGCAACGAACCCGGTGCTTGCAGTACTGCTGTTCGCGACGTTTCTCGGCGTCCCGCTGATCGAGGTCGGCCGATCGTTCCGAGATCTTCGGTTCCTCGGAACCGTGCTCGTCGTGAACTTCGTCATCGTCCCCCTGGTCGTCTGGGGGCTGTCCCGGTTCGTGGCCAATGATCGCGGGCTGTTGATCGGCGTGCTCCTCGTGTTGCTCACCCCGTGCGTGGACTACGTAATCGTGTTCACCGGACTGGCCGGCGGGGCGAAGGCGCGCCTGCTCGCCGCGACCCCGCTGTTGATGCTGTTGCAGATCCTCCTGCTCCCGGCGTACCTGTGGCTCTTCGCTGGTGGCGAGGCCGTCGCGCACATCGAGCTCGAGCCGTTCATCGAGGCATTCCTGGTCATCATCGTCATCCCGCTGGTCGCGGCCGCGATCGTACAAGCCGTCGCCCGCCGGCACCGCGCCGGGCTCGCGATCGAACATGTCATGGCCGGCGCGATGGTGCCGCTGATGATGCTCACCCTCGCGGTCGTGATCGGATCCCAGATCGCAGCCGTCGGCAGCGAAGCCCTCACCCTCCTGCGGGTCGTTCCCCTCTACGTCGCGTTCCTCGTCGTCATGCCCATGGTCGGGCTTGCGGCCGGTCGCCTGACCGGGCTCGAGGTTCCCGAAACGCGTGCCGTGATCTTCAGCAGCGCCACCCGAAACTCGCTCGTCGTGCTCCCACTCGCACTCGCCCTACCCGCCGAGCTCGCAATCGCGCCACTCGCCGTCGTAACCCAGACCCTCATCGAACTGGTCGGCATGATCGTCTTCGTTCGCCTAGTACCGAGGCTCGTCCCGAACAACGGCAGCGCGAACATGTCGCGCTGAGGGATTCCTCGGGAACGACCTCCTCCTGCGGCTTCTGTCAGGATGCGAACAGCAGAGCGACCGATAACTACAGTCGGCGTCTCATCGAGATCGACTCCTGCCTCACAGTCGATGTACGGTCCGTACCCGCGATTCGGAGCGCCGCAAACCGGCCTGCGCGGTGGAGATCTAGGTCACTGAGGAGGCCGGACGCACTCCGCGCCTTGACCTCGTCTGCCCCGATGCAGGTCAAGAGCAGTTGCTCGTCGATCCGTGCCTTACCTCGCTCAACTCGAGCACGATTCTCGATCGCGGCCTCTGCGCTCAATCGCGCTCGGTGGCGCACAACATGCACGACGACCGCATGCACGAATTGTTGAAACTGCTGATCGTGCTCCCTTTGCCACAGGAGTATCTGTGCATTTCGGACGGCGGCAGCGACGTCCCGGCTCGTGAGCCGATCGGCATGTCGATTGCCATCGAGGACTAAGTCGACGGCACGCGCCCACATCACGTCTTCGGCGCTCACAAGCGGCAGACCCATCCGCTCTCGGCTCGCGACGTAGGCCTCGGCGAACTCGCGCATGCGAGCGTGGTGCTTCTGCATGTGGTTCGCGAGCGCGGTGCGGAACGCGGCGATTTGACGAAGTCTTTCTGGAAGACGTGTGTCACTGAAGAACGCCTCTGAGGCGCGCTCATCCGCACGCCTCGCAGCGGCGGTCGACGGGTGGATGCGCTTTGGCGGCAAGCCTGCGCGAGCGAGTGCCCGCTTGAGGCGCCTGGCGGCAGCGTTCGCCTCGAGTTCAGCTCGATATCGATCAGGGTCTGCACGACGCGCACGCTGAAGCTCAGCGCGATGTTCCTTGTGCTCTTCGGCCCAGGCCTGCTGCCGAGCTCGCGTTCCTTCGGGATCGGCGTCACGGCGGGCAGTCGCCCGCGCATTCACCTCGTCACGGTTCGCGGCGTAGTAGCGGTTGTAGTACACGCGGACTTTGTCACGGTTCGCATCGACCCATTCGCGTTGGTAGGCCCGCACCCGGTCAGGATGCTCCACACGCCAGACGCGAACGCGTTCGCGTGCCCGCGCCCGCGTTGCTTCCTCGCGCCGACGTCGCGCAGCAGCACGCCGCATGGACTCTCGGTTGAGCTCTCGCGCATGCTCGAGGTGCTCCTCGCGCCATCGCTGGTTCGAGGCCCGAACACGGTCACGGTTGGCCTCGACCCATCGCCGACGCGTCTCGGCGTGCTGCTCGGGGTGTTCGCGTCGATAGCGACGCGCCTGTTCGCGCTTCTGCTCGCGCCTCCGTCGACGCGCGGCCTCGTCCTCTGCCGGCGGGATGCTGGCCCCCGTTGGGCGCGCCGCCGAATCAGGCGTGGACGAGGCGCTCATCCGATCTAGCCGTTCGGTGGCGGCGCCAGCTCAATGACGAGCGCCAACAGCGCCGAGCGGTACCCGGTCGGATCTGTGATTGTCTGAGTGATCGCTTCACGGAGATGATCCGACTCGTCTGGGTCGAGCTCATCGACAGCCTGCAGACAATACTCGACGTCATCCTGGATTCGATAGGCGCCGTCGGTCACGGTCACCTCGGGCAGGTAGAAGAGAGCCGCGAGGGCGGTGCGACCGAGCAGATCGTCGAATTGCTCCTGCGAGCGCGTCATGGCTGGCCTTCCTGTCGGCGGGCTGGTCGACGACCAGCATGCCGCGAAAGAGAGGTGCGCCATCGGCACCGTGCCGAGCGAGCGAGTTCAGTGCTGAATTGCCGGATCCGGCCGCCGCACGCCAGCCTCGGCTTCTGCCTCAAGTTCGAGCATGGCGAGGATGCGACGCGAACGCGCCTCTCGAGCTCGCAGACGCAGCAGGCGAATAGCCGTCACCGGCCCCGCGACGAGGAACTTGCACGCATTCCAGACGCACAGCAACGCGAGTGCGCTGAACCAGCCGCCGTCCTCAGCCATCCCAGCGAACGCGGCCGCGAAGAGCCCGTAGGGCACGGCGAGCAGCATCGCCGGCAGGCCCCACTTCAGTCCGCGCCGCGTGTGCAGCGCATCCAGCAGGCGGCTGGTCGGCATGAAGCGACGAACGAACATTCCGGTACGGACGCTGACGGCCCAGACGAATGCGAACATGCGGCTGCTCTCCGATCGGTCGGCAGCGGGAACCTGGAGAGACGGCCTAAGCGGCGTCGTGCCGTCACATCGGTGTCGGCGAACACATTGAATGCTGCTTGGTCAGCACTCTAGACCCGGCCCCCGACGTGCGGAATGGCAAGGTTGACGTTCGGCACTCGGTCAGCAGCGGCGCGATTCACCTCGTCCGCGATGCGGCGCGCTGATTCGAGGGCGGCTCGCGCCCGAGTGGCATCCGCCTTCTGCACGTCGGATGCCGGTCGGCCGTCGCCGAGCGGACGGCCGTCGGTGATGCCGTACCGATCGCGGTACGCCGCGACGACGGCGAGGTGTCGCCGCCATGATGAACCCGCGACCCCAAGCGGCGGCGGGCCGAAATGGCGTAGCCAAGCAGCCTGCGATTCGATCGCGCGCTCCGTCAGCATGACGGCACGCGCCTCGATGAGCTCGGCGCGCTCGCGCAAGGCGCTCGCGTCTTCGGAGTCCATCGGGCCGGCAGCGACAGGGATCAGGCCTGCGACGAAGCGCGACCGACCTTGCGGAGCGACGACATCACGGGCTCGATGCACGCGCGCCCGAAGCACCGCCGCGATATCCGCGGCATCCTCGAATCCGCGCACTTTGACCGCCGTCGCCAGGACTCCCGAGACATCCGCGCCGCTTGCCTCAGCCCTCCGCAGTTCTGCGCAGAGCGGGCCGAACGCGTCCGAAACGACAACGCCGTACGCCTGCGCCTCGCTGAGTCCGACGCTCCGCACGAGAGACGTCCACCGCGCATGCTGTGCGGCAGCCGCGATCGTCTCGTACTCTGCCGCGACCTGCGCGATCGAGCCCACTCGCTCCTGCTCGCCTACCAGCGCCTCGTGCGCAGACGGCTCTGCGCCGACATGACGCAGCACGCCGACGAGCACCGACTGCGCGGTCGCATCGACGTCATCACGTGGCCGGATACCGGTGTGCGCGACGTCCGGCCGGTCGAGCGCGACATAGGCGGTGTTCTCGTGGCGGCCCCGCGTCATCGCGACGTAGAGGTTCTCACGGGTCATGCCGCGCGCGACGACGACGTGCGCGGTGTCGGTCGTGAGTCCTTGCGCACGATGTGCGGTGACGGCGTATCCGAGTTCGACATGGTGCCGCACGTATGCCGCCGGCAGCCGCGCGCTACTCCCCCGGCGGCTCCCGCTGGGTCGAACCTCGATCGCCCCGCTTCGGTGCACCGCGAGCACGGTCCACCGATCACCGTTGCGCACCCATGCGTGACCGACATGCAGACGACGATCGTTGCGGCGGGTGATGATCGTGTCGCCGACCGAGACGCGAGTGCCGTCGTGCAGCGCGAGCTCGCGCATTGCGTCCACACGCCCGTCGACGATCGAGTCCGTCCGCGCGCGCTCGTTCAGCGCCGCAACCGCTTCGTGCGAGTCGCTCACCAGCACGCTCATCCGCCCGGCACGAGTGTCGGCGCGCCACGCCAGGTATGCGGCGTCCGCCATCGCTTCGCTATCGCCATCCTTGACCCGATCGTGCGCGAGATAGGTCTCGATGGATGCCTCGTCACCGCGTCGCAGACCGAGCGATGCCGCCTTCTCCCAGTCGTGCACAAATCTATGGATATCGACGAGCTCGGCAACGTCTGCGTGATCGCGCGCAAGCATGGCGAAGGCGCCTCCTGCCTCGACCGACTGCAGTTGCGCGTGGTCGCCGACGAGGAGCACCTTCGCGCCAACTGCTTCGGCGAGCGCGCTCACTCGATCCAGAGCAAGGGTTCCGGCGAGGGATGCCTCGTCGACGATCACGAGCTGCCCGCGGCCGAAGGCGGTGCCGCTCGTGAGATGGTTTTGCCACCACTTCGCCAGGTTCTCGG contains:
- the mobF gene encoding MobF family relaxase; this encodes MRVMSAGQGYRYLLRTVAAADGNRSLATPLTRYYEAKGTPPGSWIGSGVGSLADGALAAGDPVTEEHLQFLIGQGSDPVTREPLGRAFPQYAESRRAVAGFDITFSMPKSASVLWGISDAATQTIIARAHHQAVERVVDYMEREVAATRTGVAAADGAVAQVAVTGLIATAFDHFDSRAGDPHLHTHVVVSNKVRTVLDGKWRSLDGRPLHDAIVAMSELHEAWLADALTRDLGVGWERRERGRDRNPVWAIASVPESLVLEFSIRSRRIGAEADRLIADYTAAHGHRPGRATIVRLRAQATLATRPEKHVRSLAELTRDWRARATAALGEDATAWARRASASTSPRVVTAADVTLDTIATLGVQVMHAVSEKRATWRHWNLTAEAARQTMHFRFATPSDREVVTGLVVEAAEHASLQLTPAELTTSPAAFRREDGTSVFRPKHSTVFTSHELLDAEVRLRERATDASGPTVSFTALHVGDQHRAGRDRRLANDQVAALVSISSSGRVLDVLVGPAGAGKTTAMAALRRAWEIEHGPGSVVGLAPSAAAAHVLAGDLGIQTENLAKWWQNHLTSGTAFGRGQLVIVDEASLAGTLALDRVSALAEAVGAKVLLVGDHAQLQSVEAGGAFAMLARDHADVAELVDIHRFVHDWEKAASLGLRRGDEASIETYLAHDRVKDGDSEAMADAAYLAWRADTRAGRMSVLVSDSHEAVAALNERARTDSIVDGRVDAMRELALHDGTRVSVGDTIITRRNDRRLHVGHAWVRNGDRWTVLAVHRSGAIEVRPSGSRRGSSARLPAAYVRHHVELGYAVTAHRAQGLTTDTAHVVVARGMTRENLYVAMTRGRHENTAYVALDRPDVAHTGIRPRDDVDATAQSVLVGVLRHVGAEPSAHEALVGEQERVGSIAQVAAEYETIAAAAQHARWTSLVRSVGLSEAQAYGVVVSDAFGPLCAELRRAEASGADVSGVLATAVKVRGFEDAADIAAVLRARVHRARDVVAPQGRSRFVAGLIPVAAGPMDSEDASALRERAELIEARAVMLTERAIESQAAWLRHFGPPPLGVAGSSWRRHLAVVAAYRDRYGITDGRPLGDGRPASDVQKADATRARAALESARRIADEVNRAAADRVPNVNLAIPHVGGRV